In Mycolicibacterium lutetiense, the sequence CGAACTGAGCGGATTTCTGGCTATGTCTGCGACGCAGCTCACCGTCGCCGGACGGGACCCGGAAGCGCACGCCAGACGCCAGGAAGCCCTAACGACGGCCAGCCAGTCTGCCAGTTTCTACCGCCAGCTCGGAAACACAAATTCTGAGCGCTACCTTCCTGCATTAGCGAGTGTGCTCTCCGATATCGCAGATCTTCAGGCGCTCCTCGGTGATGGTGCAAAAGCTCAATCCGCCGATAGTGAAGCTCATTCCATTCACAACCAACTGATTCACGCCAAACCTCCCCGTCGGGCGTCGGGCACAGCCACGCGCATCAGTCGGTTCGAGATCTTCCGGGAAGTGGGGGGTGGGTACAGCTTCCGGCTCAAAGACGCCAATGGCCAAATCATATTAACCGGAACTCCGCAACCCACCATCGCCGGCGCCCGAAACGGAATACGGGAAATTCGCGACATCGCTAGTGAACCCGCTGAGATCATGGACGTCACGGAAGGTGGAACAACATAGTGCCGCGAACAGTCACCGATAGGCACCCATCGACCCCGACCGTCTTGCTGAACATGCGAAAGGCGACTAGTGACAGCCAGATTCGAGATCATCGACGATGAGTTCGGCACCTACAAATTCCAGGTCCGATCACGCGGCGGCGACATCTTGGCTACCAGCGATCCTTACCCGTCGAAGGCATCTGCTCGAGAGGGCATCGCGTCCATCCGATCGCTAGTCCTCGACGGACCGGTGTTGGATCTCACAGACTGACGACTTCGCCGTGACGCTGGGACCATGCGCGCATCGAGTGTAGTGGCGATCGGTGTGTACGAGTCTGCCGCTGCAGCGCACCCAACGAAAGTTGGCGTGCACAT encodes:
- a CDS encoding YegP family protein, whose amino-acid sequence is MTARFEIIDDEFGTYKFQVRSRGGDILATSDPYPSKASAREGIASIRSLVLDGPVLDLTD